In Archocentrus centrarchus isolate MPI-CPG fArcCen1 chromosome 22, fArcCen1, whole genome shotgun sequence, one DNA window encodes the following:
- the id3 gene encoding DNA-binding protein inhibitor ID-3, which yields MKAISPVRSVRSCYKAVCCISEQSLAISRNKHSCLDEPVSSLCDMNDCYSKLKELVPSIPQNKSVSQVEILQHVIDYIFDLQIALEAGDTATPEMVLSIKTADLSRNFSKEEGRLCH from the exons ATGAAAGCCATCAGTCCCGTCCGCTCGGTGAGGAGCTGCTATAAGGCCGTGTGCTGCATTTCGGAGCAGAGTCTCGCCATCAGCCGGAATAAACACTCCTGTCTGGACGAGCCGGTTAGCTCCCTGTGCGATATGAACGACTGCTACTCCAAGCTGAAGGAGCTGGTTCCGAGCATCCCGCAGAACAAGTCGGTCAGCCAGGTGGAGATCCTGCAACATGTTATTGACTACATCTTCGACCTGCAGATCGCGCTGGAGGCAGGGGACACAGCCACGCCGGAGATGGTTTTGTCAATAAAG ACTGCGGACCTTAGTCGCAATTTCTCCAAAGAAGAAGGGCGGTTGTGCCATTAA